DNA from Paraburkholderia sp. BL10I2N1:
CGGCAGCGACATGCGCCAACCGGGCATGCGTGCAGTGCCGACGCTCAAGTACCTTCAGTCGGTGCCGGCCTTCACCGAACACTTCCACGACTCGGAAGACGAAGGCGACGAAAGCGTGGACGCGGGGCCGACCGGCGGTTTGACGTGGGATGGCCGCGTCGACCGAGGTTCGGACCAGGCGCGCATTCCGATCCTGTCGACCTTCGAAATGGGCAGCACGCCCGGGCAGGTGACGGCGGCGGTGAAGGCCGCGCCGTATTCGAACGCTTTTCGCGCAGCCTTCGGCGAGCGCATCTTCGACGACCCGGAAGCGACCTTCAAGGCCGTGCTGCAATCGCTTGAGACGTTCGAGCAGACGCCCGAAACGTTCTACCCATACACGAGCAAATACGACGCGTTCCTCGCGGGCAAGACACAGTTGACGGCCGCCGAACTGCACGGTCTGCAGCTTTTCAACGATGAGAGCAAGGGCAATTGCGCGAGTTGTCACCTGAGTGAGCGCGCCAAAGACGGCTCGCCTCCCCAGTTCACCGACTTCGGCCTGATTGCGATAGGTGTGCCGCGCAATCGCGCGCTGGTGGTCAACAGAGACCCGCACTTCTTCGATCTCGGCGCATGTGGTCCTGAACGGACCAACCTGAAGGGGCGCGACGAATACTGCGGAATCTTCCGTACGCCGACACTGCGCAACGTCGCGCTGAAGAAGCGCTTCTTCCACAACGGCATCTATCGCTCACTCGACGAGGTGGTGCGCTTCTATGCCGAGCGCGATACGAATCCGGAGAAGTTTTATCCGGTCGTGAAGGGCCGGGTGGCAAAGTTCGACGATCTGCCGAAGCGCTACTGGGCAAACCTGAACACGGAGCCGCCGTTCGACCGCAAGCCCGGCGAGCAGCCGGCGCTCAACGAGGCGGAAATCAAGGACGTGGTGGCGTTCCTGAATACACTGACAGATGGGTACGAGCCGCCGGCGCGTTGAATGGCGTTCCGATCTGACGGCCCTCGCCCCCGCGAGGACTGGCGCGCTTAAGGGCATGCTATGCTTTTAAGGTTCGGCTCACGAGCCTGGCAGTGTGGCGGGTCGAACGGCTCTTCAAGGAGAAACAATCAATGTCGATGCGAAACCAGGCACTTATCGGTCTGACGGCGGGCGGGCTGCTGCTGGTTGCCACCTGCGGCGCGCAGGCAGCCAATCTGAGCTTTCTCAACGACACGCCGCTCAGCTATATGAGGCAAAGCGACATGGATTCGATCAAGAAGGCGGTCGATCGCGCGCTCGAAGAGAAGCAGGACGGCGAGACGACCAACTGGCTCAACGAGGGAACCGGCAACAGTGTGAAGATCGACGCGACGATTTCGCTCGACAAAACCACGAAGGACGGCGATCGCACCTGCCGTTCGACGGGCGTTGTGCTGTCCGCGAAGGGGCAGTCGATGAACCTGCGCCCGGTGTTTTGCCGGCAAGGCAGCGGTGCGTGGAAGTTGCA
Protein-coding regions in this window:
- a CDS encoding cytochrome c peroxidase, producing MLCALARVPRVPRVLKGRVSASAWRAGCLGVAWLSFVLAGCDARGPVDDTLANSAVTKPGTQAGLPAVAVAGASAASASVVQVAATRGGQTRAEVYESVRKMTALGKQLFFDPSLSGSGKLSCASCHSPEHAFTPANSLAVQLGGSDMRQPGMRAVPTLKYLQSVPAFTEHFHDSEDEGDESVDAGPTGGLTWDGRVDRGSDQARIPILSTFEMGSTPGQVTAAVKAAPYSNAFRAAFGERIFDDPEATFKAVLQSLETFEQTPETFYPYTSKYDAFLAGKTQLTAAELHGLQLFNDESKGNCASCHLSERAKDGSPPQFTDFGLIAIGVPRNRALVVNRDPHFFDLGACGPERTNLKGRDEYCGIFRTPTLRNVALKKRFFHNGIYRSLDEVVRFYAERDTNPEKFYPVVKGRVAKFDDLPKRYWANLNTEPPFDRKPGEQPALNEAEIKDVVAFLNTLTDGYEPPAR
- a CDS encoding RT0821/Lpp0805 family surface protein, whose amino-acid sequence is MSMRNQALIGLTAGGLLLVATCGAQAANLSFLNDTPLSYMRQSDMDSIKKAVDRALEEKQDGETTNWLNEGTGNSVKIDATISLDKTTKDGDRTCRSTGVVLSAKGQSMNLRPVFCRQGSGAWKLQKR